A DNA window from Ornithobacterium rhinotracheale DSM 15997 contains the following coding sequences:
- a CDS encoding OstA-like protein: MANAIQNKKYIFSLFLVLLFSSLVLAQKKTSKKEMIKLVNADKIERVPEKYNGNLLFSGNVIFTHKGATLKADSAVFYQKENYFEAFSNVEMKNEKYDITAGYVEYNGNTEIAIAEKHVVLRDGKQTLYTDRLEYDRASNKAFYNTGGTIVSKENTITSQSGEYDVATKTNTFEGNVIINNEDYYIDSDNVEYNSNEGFVQFLGKTTIQSKKNSSQYIKTTRGKYYLNKKEAFLKDRSSVYSDGKSITADDLYYNQLTGQGEGKGDVFLDDPEERRFIKGNLAKFYKELDSAFVTQNALAVRAFEKDSLYLHADTLLATKRDSVSLVRAFHNAKFFKSNAQGKSDSIVYSEKTSSVGMFNDPILWSDAKQITGDTILVYINAKYEQLDSIQVRNNAFAMAQRDSINPKDFNQIKSKNMTAMFKNDSIEWVQAFGNAQSTLFLEDEDKKTKQKELLGINRSDCGIIEATFEDRKMEIISCKIGQQSKLYPPADFPEDQQYLPGFLWRGKERFKRWQDIMNDSPTPPEQEPEKNQEPKVILKKEEQDDANSKQ; this comes from the coding sequence ATGGCAAACGCAATCCAAAATAAAAAATATATATTTAGCCTATTTTTAGTTTTATTATTCAGTTCGCTTGTTTTAGCCCAAAAGAAAACAAGCAAAAAAGAAATGATAAAACTTGTAAATGCTGATAAAATTGAAAGAGTTCCCGAAAAATACAACGGGAATTTGTTGTTTTCTGGCAATGTAATTTTTACGCACAAGGGTGCCACTCTCAAAGCTGATAGTGCTGTATTTTATCAAAAAGAAAATTATTTCGAGGCATTTTCTAATGTGGAAATGAAAAACGAGAAATACGACATCACTGCTGGCTATGTGGAATACAACGGAAATACCGAAATCGCTATTGCCGAAAAGCATGTGGTGCTGCGAGATGGCAAACAAACGCTCTACACCGACCGATTGGAGTATGACCGAGCAAGCAACAAGGCTTTTTATAACACAGGCGGAACGATTGTGAGCAAAGAAAATACAATCACAAGCCAATCTGGGGAGTATGATGTGGCTACCAAAACCAACACTTTTGAGGGGAATGTAATCATCAACAACGAGGATTATTACATCGATAGCGATAATGTGGAGTATAATAGCAACGAGGGTTTTGTTCAATTTTTGGGCAAGACTACAATTCAAAGCAAAAAAAACAGTTCGCAATACATCAAAACCACTCGCGGAAAATATTATTTAAACAAGAAAGAGGCTTTCTTAAAAGATCGCTCATCGGTCTACAGCGATGGCAAATCTATTACCGCAGATGATTTGTATTACAATCAATTAACGGGACAAGGCGAAGGGAAAGGCGATGTTTTTCTAGATGATCCCGAAGAGAGAAGGTTTATAAAAGGAAATTTAGCTAAATTCTACAAAGAATTGGATTCTGCCTTTGTAACACAAAACGCTCTGGCTGTGCGTGCCTTTGAAAAAGATAGCCTATACCTGCATGCCGACACACTTTTGGCTACTAAACGAGATAGTGTGAGCCTTGTTCGTGCATTCCATAATGCTAAATTCTTTAAGTCCAACGCACAAGGCAAAAGTGACTCTATCGTTTATTCCGAAAAAACTTCTAGCGTAGGCATGTTCAACGATCCAATTTTGTGGAGCGATGCCAAGCAAATTACAGGAGATACCATCTTGGTATATATCAATGCAAAATATGAGCAATTGGATTCTATTCAAGTTAGGAACAATGCTTTTGCCATGGCACAGAGAGATTCTATTAATCCCAAAGATTTCAATCAAATAAAATCTAAAAACATGACTGCCATGTTTAAAAATGATTCGATTGAATGGGTACAAGCTTTTGGGAATGCACAATCCACGCTATTTCTTGAAGATGAGGACAAAAAAACGAAACAAAAAGAATTGCTAGGGATCAATCGTTCCGATTGTGGGATTATAGAGGCTACTTTCGAAGACCGAAAAATGGAAATCATCTCTTGCAAAATTGGGCAACAGTCTAAACTCTACCCGCCTGCAGATTTTCCAGAAGATCAGCAATATCTCCCTGGCTTTTTGTGGAGAGGAAAGGAAAGATTCAAACGCTGGCAAGACATCATGAACGACTCTCCTACTCCACCCGAACAAGAACCAGAAAAGAATCAAGAACCAAAAGTTATTCTAAAAAAAGAAGAACAAGATGATGCAAATTCCAAGCAATAG
- a CDS encoding mechanosensitive ion channel family protein codes for MMQIPSNSNSIFDDFYDWLHQALLELGFQNDFNRYAVVLTLFVILFVIVAVVLYVVRFILRGVMEQMVKRTNFHIFKYLRKHYFPHNVALLAPVPIILSAIPFVFRDFHALHKIAEKLVQVYIIFVIIRIVMSVIKSFFDILRERPAFKYKPMSSWSQVIHIIFLFIGCIFSYMIITGNDITTLAGVLGATSAVLLLIFKDTIMGFVASITVATNDMVRLGDWITMPEYNADGDVIEINLNTVKVQNFDKTITTIPTYKLIQNSFQNWRGMENSGGRRIKRSINIIQSTVRFIPEKELEKFLKIQGIKDYIIERQNEINQFNTENNADKNFLVNGRNFTNLGLFRKYVEIYLNNHPRIDHSKTQLVRQLAPTSKGIPVEIYAFTNTTIWREYEDIQSDIFDHLIAAIKYFDLKIFEDLHNKIDHSVAQDTFDQFDFFNQESKLK; via the coding sequence ATGATGCAAATTCCAAGCAATAGCAATTCTATTTTTGATGATTTTTATGATTGGCTGCACCAAGCATTGTTGGAACTTGGGTTTCAAAATGACTTCAATCGCTATGCTGTTGTTTTAACTCTTTTCGTTATTCTATTTGTAATTGTTGCCGTTGTGCTTTATGTCGTTCGGTTTATACTGCGTGGCGTCATGGAACAAATGGTGAAACGAACTAATTTTCACATTTTTAAATATTTAAGAAAACATTATTTTCCTCACAATGTAGCTTTATTAGCCCCTGTACCAATTATACTAAGTGCTATTCCTTTTGTGTTTAGAGATTTTCATGCACTACACAAAATCGCAGAAAAATTAGTTCAGGTTTATATCATATTTGTAATTATCAGGATTGTAATGTCTGTCATAAAATCCTTTTTTGATATACTACGAGAGCGACCTGCCTTTAAATACAAACCTATGTCCAGCTGGAGCCAAGTGATTCACATCATTTTCCTATTCATTGGATGTATTTTCTCCTACATGATTATCACAGGAAACGACATCACCACCCTCGCAGGAGTTCTAGGGGCAACATCGGCGGTTTTATTATTAATTTTCAAGGACACCATTATGGGCTTTGTAGCAAGTATCACGGTGGCTACCAACGACATGGTGAGACTTGGCGACTGGATTACGATGCCAGAATACAACGCAGATGGCGATGTGATAGAGATAAATCTGAATACTGTGAAAGTTCAGAATTTTGACAAAACGATTACAACAATTCCTACTTACAAATTGATTCAAAATTCGTTTCAGAACTGGCGCGGAATGGAGAATTCGGGAGGTAGAAGGATTAAACGATCGATTAACATCATTCAATCTACGGTGCGATTTATTCCTGAAAAAGAATTAGAAAAATTTTTAAAAATCCAGGGGATTAAAGACTACATCATTGAAAGACAGAACGAGATTAATCAATTCAATACTGAAAACAATGCCGATAAGAATTTCCTTGTAAATGGTAGAAATTTCACCAACTTGGGACTTTTTAGAAAATATGTAGAAATCTACTTAAACAATCACCCTCGCATCGATCATTCTAAAACGCAACTGGTACGCCAGCTCGCACCTACCTCAAAAGGAATTCCTGTGGAGATTTATGCCTTTACCAATACCACGATTTGGCGCGAGTATGAGGATATTCAATCTGATATTTTTGATCATTTAATCGCGGCAATTAAATATTTTGATTTAAAAATATTTGAAGATTTACACAACAAGATCGATCACTCGGTGGCACAAGATACTTTTGATCAGTTTGATTTCTTTAATCAAGAAAGTAAGTTAAAATAA
- a CDS encoding phage holin family protein, producing MNLIINLLVTSAVAYFLANNLSGVHINSFGTAIVFSIVLGLLSVTVKPILSFFSLPLTVLTLGLFLLVINAIIILLCSALISGFSVDGFWWAMLFSLILSVLTAFVNSILGING from the coding sequence ATGAATTTAATTATTAATTTACTAGTTACCTCGGCTGTGGCTTATTTTTTAGCCAACAACTTGAGCGGAGTCCATATCAATAGTTTTGGGACAGCAATTGTTTTCTCAATAGTTTTGGGACTTTTGAGCGTTACAGTAAAACCTATTTTAAGCTTTTTCAGTTTGCCACTTACGGTGCTTACTTTGGGCTTATTCTTGTTGGTAATCAATGCGATAATTATCCTGCTGTGCAGTGCATTAATTAGCGGATTTAGTGTCGATGGATTCTGGTGGGCAATGTTGTTCAGCTTAATCTTATCAGTGCTTACGGCATTTGTAAACTCCATTTTGGGGATTAATGGCTAA
- a CDS encoding suppressor of fused domain protein, translating into MTKEEYIKNYKNETQAPGRAAIDEHLAKFYPKMDFRHYATQEEDAFYNPNLDALQGVSIFDCDEPENHKHLISYGLSELYFNEKAFGQKFSKWGFELTFRLKPFELDADKKNEKFGDPTWAVQVMNNLAMFVNETQHWFMPHQFLPINGPIRLECDTDITGIIFVEDSVLGKIDTLHGEVQFLQMVGITTPELEFLLENPNLDSIMSLEEKLKKDNPLLITDLNRKSVI; encoded by the coding sequence ATGACTAAAGAAGAATACATTAAGAATTATAAAAACGAAACTCAAGCACCAGGGCGTGCTGCCATCGATGAGCATTTGGCAAAATTCTATCCCAAAATGGATTTTAGGCATTATGCTACACAAGAAGAAGACGCTTTCTACAACCCGAATCTAGATGCCTTGCAGGGCGTGAGCATATTTGATTGCGATGAGCCAGAAAATCACAAACATTTGATTTCTTATGGCTTAAGCGAGTTGTATTTCAACGAAAAAGCCTTTGGTCAGAAATTTAGCAAATGGGGATTTGAACTTACTTTTAGACTAAAACCATTTGAATTAGATGCCGATAAGAAAAACGAAAAATTTGGGGATCCTACTTGGGCAGTGCAAGTGATGAATAATTTAGCAATGTTTGTCAATGAGACACAACATTGGTTTATGCCACATCAGTTTTTGCCGATCAATGGACCCATTCGTCTTGAGTGCGATACCGATATTACGGGCATTATTTTTGTAGAAGACTCGGTGCTAGGCAAGATTGATACGCTGCATGGCGAAGTGCAGTTTTTGCAAATGGTAGGAATCACTACGCCAGAATTGGAATTTCTTTTAGAAAACCCAAATTTAGACTCAATTATGAGCCTTGAAGAAAAATTGAAAAAGGATAATCCTTTATTAATTACAGATTTAAACAGAAAATCAGTTATATGA
- a CDS encoding MarC family protein, whose translation MDTELLLTIIKQTGKVVIVLFPIIDILGNLPIFIGLEKKVGAINSEKASIVAALLMIIFLFVGNALFNFMGIPLPAFAVAGSFVLFLLAVEMILGVTFHKTEIPDSVSIVPVAFPLLAGPGVLTTILALRSLYRVEAIIGGIIINLIIVYVIMKNSKYIGKWLGDTGVVIVHKISGIILLAMSVKIFSENWPELFGAAFN comes from the coding sequence ATGGATACAGAGTTACTTTTGACGATTATAAAACAAACGGGAAAGGTTGTGATTGTTCTATTCCCGATTATTGATATTTTAGGGAACTTACCTATTTTCATTGGGTTAGAGAAAAAAGTAGGAGCCATCAACTCAGAAAAAGCGAGTATTGTGGCTGCATTGCTTATGATTATATTCCTTTTTGTAGGAAATGCTTTGTTTAATTTTATGGGAATTCCGTTGCCAGCCTTTGCCGTTGCAGGTTCGTTTGTACTATTTTTGCTTGCAGTGGAAATGATTTTGGGAGTAACATTCCACAAGACTGAAATCCCTGACAGTGTTTCTATCGTGCCAGTAGCATTCCCTCTACTGGCAGGTCCTGGGGTACTTACTACAATTTTGGCACTTAGATCTTTGTACCGAGTAGAGGCGATCATTGGTGGTATTATCATCAACTTGATTATTGTTTATGTAATCATGAAAAATTCAAAATATATCGGAAAATGGCTAGGTGATACTGGTGTTGTGATTGTACACAAAATCTCGGGAATTATCCTTTTGGCTATGTCGGTAAAAATCTTCTCAGAAAACTGGCCAGAATTATTTGGTGCAGCTTTCAATTAA
- a CDS encoding Lrp/AsnC family transcriptional regulator — protein sequence MRPTYKIDEVDKRILRYLIENTRMPFTEIAKKMDVSAGTIHVRVKKLEDAGIIKGSTLNIDYSKMGYDFVAYVGIMLTKSNRIQEVLQRLKKIPNITVASVISGKYNIFCKIRAKDTRDAKEVIYKIDEIEDVLRTESMISLDEEINDKTRLLSSIFM from the coding sequence ATGAGACCAACTTACAAAATTGACGAGGTAGATAAGCGAATTTTACGCTATCTGATAGAGAATACACGAATGCCATTTACAGAAATTGCAAAGAAAATGGATGTTTCAGCAGGGACAATCCATGTGCGTGTAAAGAAATTAGAAGACGCAGGAATCATCAAAGGATCTACGCTTAACATTGATTATTCAAAAATGGGATACGATTTCGTTGCCTATGTAGGTATTATGCTTACGAAATCAAACCGAATCCAAGAAGTGCTTCAGCGTCTTAAAAAAATCCCAAATATCACAGTCGCTAGTGTGATTTCAGGAAAATACAATATCTTCTGTAAAATCCGCGCAAAAGATACCAGAGATGCCAAAGAAGTAATCTATAAAATAGATGAGATTGAAGATGTTTTAAGAACAGAATCTATGATTTCTCTTGACGAAGAAATTAATGACAAAACAAGATTACTTAGTTCAATTTTTATGTAG
- a CDS encoding translocation/assembly module TamB domain-containing protein: MKKFFRFILIFFAIIILLAAGLFFAIQIPSVQSKIISKVVEKVNQDFGTSISVGGVDIDFWGDIVLSDISAKDYKQNDFIDIKKVTADISLWDIYQDSNNVAVKSLVLDQARVKVLTYKGDSLSNFMRFLDVFATGDTTESHFKLRGNIEINESALSIINDNLDEKSRVWLDANNLNAVVKGFKMHDDIYEADIRNLSFLAKKNGENFELKKLASKFKMDNTGLYFNDLTFKTESSFLQGHIRLLTPTENAFSDFSNKVDWDLLLGKDNVLGFKDIRYFVPDWDSSEKVQISGKATGSLNNLNLAELNLANGKTKIKTPVINLQNMIDGDIGVFSNELNVSTSYDELVRILPTFIDKNITPYIKRFGEMNYGGAFNLDDQLVYAKGNLQSALGQAFVNLNMYDYRKENPTYNGFINTPNFDLKQLTELKMLDKVSGEIDFKGAGFDINTMTLTAKGKINYLDLMGERYNNLSLDGVLSKETYNGYLSINDPGKAQLDYQGFFDFSQKEIKANFESNVSYVNLNYFKLTDKKNSWIKAKVKGDARFSDINDLQGDFVMDQITFNSDTLLVNLPKTDLSFSKTPNGEKLIDLQMPNYLTATMEGQYKLDELGDIIYNGVGNFLVDYKKKKVSKGQHLNYLVIVEDDLINYFLPNLRVKPQTLAAGVIDNDNDVFQIDFRSPSIRYKDYMAEDIHLAATAGEEKTIELTSEKLKIENFLFSNLRLDGKNERDTLNAKMHFFAGEQKASEFNLNFYQTFDEEHKIKVGFSPSKFNLEGVEWHINPDNSTDSNYASIDFDKNIYKVSDFVLQSDDQYLKINGDYFNPEKFNFQTEIQNIHLEKAIPKSYMAGMDLKGIANGTIDIKKDNNQVEPIADLKIDSIQLNDRLIGNFATETKYDVETETFNITGSLDKYNENTLFVSGDIKNTNSQPELDLVANFDDFDVDILGAFLDEVMTDWKGKLSGDVVVKGNLMDPSISGEVTMKNLGFKVVYLGTRYQFDGENELTLNKQPGFNGQLELDNITFTETNSKTKGIVDGSLIFSDLSSWFLDLDFKTNKLLVISTSVKDNEMFYGRVFAKGEFFMFGPASDLVISGRNLDVLKGSVINLNTSGTKNVSDNPFIQFYSVDEEGSIVQDETQEQRVSGFSMDLSLNVDANTTVNLVLDEKSDDKIEAQGYAKNFKIAMNRAGNLSIDGEYVITDGVYNYRQSVIIDKKFDIEKGGYIRFNGNPYNAQMNLRAVYSRNVSNLGAYIGATYLQPMEVDVVASISGDLNKTNIDLGIEVPEANSQVQSMLNSKIKNNVDERIRQVGSILVLGKFDVNQSITTAIASDVATSSAFELLGRQIGNAFSSIIPGLEINPTYLQSSDSRNQADRIQTQFNFAINPRLKINGMVGTPLGSQFNEEVTTSFELDYDISKKIDGGLRLRAFSRPSTIGLENYNVNNTYAQSYGAGIVYHRAFNRFRELFSLKSDDEEQETNKKTLDKKAVNDSTKLKNKTVQFSK, translated from the coding sequence TTGAAAAAGTTTTTTCGCTTTATTTTAATATTTTTTGCCATAATTATACTGCTGGCAGCAGGATTGTTTTTTGCGATTCAAATCCCATCTGTTCAGTCTAAAATTATCAGTAAAGTTGTAGAAAAAGTAAACCAAGATTTCGGCACCTCCATCAGTGTGGGAGGAGTGGATATTGATTTCTGGGGCGACATCGTTTTAAGTGATATTTCGGCTAAAGATTACAAGCAAAACGATTTTATCGATATTAAAAAAGTAACGGCAGACATCAGTTTGTGGGATATTTATCAAGATTCCAACAATGTGGCGGTGAAAAGCTTGGTGCTAGATCAAGCACGCGTTAAGGTGCTGACTTATAAAGGAGATAGCTTGTCCAATTTTATGCGATTTCTCGATGTTTTTGCTACGGGAGATACCACCGAATCACATTTTAAACTTCGAGGAAACATCGAAATCAACGAAAGTGCACTTTCTATCATTAATGATAATTTAGATGAAAAAAGCCGCGTGTGGCTCGATGCAAATAACTTAAATGCAGTAGTAAAGGGCTTCAAAATGCACGATGATATTTACGAAGCAGATATTAGAAATTTAAGCTTTTTAGCCAAGAAAAATGGCGAAAATTTTGAATTAAAGAAATTAGCTTCGAAATTTAAAATGGATAATACTGGGCTTTATTTCAATGATTTAACCTTTAAAACAGAATCATCTTTCTTGCAAGGGCATATCCGATTGCTCACGCCTACCGAAAATGCTTTTTCAGACTTTAGCAACAAAGTAGATTGGGATTTGCTACTTGGTAAGGATAATGTGCTTGGCTTTAAGGATATTCGCTATTTTGTGCCTGATTGGGACTCGAGCGAGAAAGTCCAGATTTCGGGGAAAGCAACGGGGAGTTTAAATAATTTAAACCTTGCCGAATTAAACTTAGCCAACGGGAAAACGAAAATAAAAACGCCTGTCATCAATCTTCAGAATATGATTGATGGCGATATCGGGGTGTTTTCAAACGAATTGAATGTCAGTACTTCTTACGACGAGTTGGTGCGAATTTTACCAACTTTTATAGATAAAAACATCACGCCATACATCAAGCGATTTGGCGAAATGAATTATGGCGGAGCCTTTAATCTTGATGATCAATTGGTGTATGCCAAAGGGAATTTGCAATCAGCTTTGGGACAAGCTTTTGTGAATTTAAATATGTATGATTATCGCAAAGAAAATCCTACTTATAATGGATTTATCAATACGCCAAATTTTGATTTAAAACAACTTACTGAGTTGAAAATGCTCGATAAAGTTTCGGGTGAAATCGACTTTAAAGGAGCTGGTTTTGACATCAATACTATGACGCTTACTGCCAAAGGAAAAATCAATTATCTGGATTTGATGGGCGAGCGTTACAACAATTTGAGCCTAGATGGTGTGCTGAGCAAGGAAACTTACAACGGATACCTTTCTATCAACGATCCAGGCAAAGCACAATTGGATTATCAAGGATTTTTTGATTTTAGCCAAAAAGAGATTAAGGCAAATTTTGAATCCAATGTGTCGTATGTGAATTTAAATTATTTTAAACTCACTGATAAGAAAAATTCTTGGATTAAAGCCAAAGTGAAAGGTGATGCGAGGTTCTCGGACATCAATGATTTGCAAGGAGATTTTGTGATGGATCAAATTACCTTTAATTCAGATACTTTGCTTGTAAATCTGCCAAAAACAGATTTATCATTCTCTAAAACTCCAAACGGAGAAAAACTCATCGATTTACAAATGCCTAATTATTTGACAGCCACCATGGAGGGGCAATATAAATTGGACGAGTTGGGCGATATTATCTACAACGGTGTGGGGAATTTCTTGGTAGATTATAAAAAGAAAAAAGTATCCAAAGGGCAACACTTAAACTATTTGGTCATTGTAGAAGATGATTTGATCAATTACTTTTTGCCCAATTTGCGCGTAAAACCGCAAACACTTGCCGCTGGAGTGATTGATAATGATAACGATGTGTTCCAAATCGATTTCCGATCGCCAAGTATCCGCTACAAAGATTATATGGCAGAAGATATACATTTAGCTGCCACTGCGGGAGAGGAGAAAACCATAGAACTCACCAGCGAAAAGCTGAAAATAGAGAATTTCTTGTTTTCTAATTTAAGACTTGATGGTAAAAACGAAAGAGATACGCTAAATGCAAAAATGCACTTTTTTGCGGGCGAGCAAAAGGCGTCTGAGTTTAATCTTAATTTTTATCAAACATTTGATGAAGAGCATAAAATCAAAGTAGGATTTTCGCCATCTAAATTCAATTTGGAAGGCGTTGAGTGGCATATCAATCCCGATAATTCCACCGATAGCAATTATGCCAGTATAGATTTTGATAAAAACATTTATAAAGTTTCGGATTTCGTATTGCAGTCAGACGATCAATATTTAAAAATCAATGGAGATTATTTCAATCCAGAGAAATTTAATTTTCAAACAGAAATTCAAAACATTCATTTAGAAAAAGCCATTCCAAAATCCTACATGGCGGGTATGGATTTAAAGGGAATAGCCAACGGAACTATTGATATTAAGAAAGATAACAATCAAGTAGAGCCAATTGCTGATTTAAAGATTGATTCTATTCAATTAAATGATAGACTGATCGGGAACTTTGCAACGGAAACTAAATATGATGTGGAAACAGAGACATTCAACATCACGGGAAGTTTAGACAAGTATAACGAAAACACATTGTTTGTGAGTGGGGATATTAAAAATACCAACTCGCAGCCAGAGCTAGATTTGGTGGCAAACTTTGATGATTTTGATGTAGATATTTTAGGAGCATTCTTGGACGAAGTGATGACCGACTGGAAAGGAAAACTTTCTGGAGATGTTGTTGTAAAAGGAAATTTAATGGATCCATCGATTTCGGGAGAGGTAACGATGAAGAATTTAGGATTTAAAGTTGTTTACCTAGGAACTCGCTATCAGTTCGATGGAGAAAATGAATTGACTTTGAATAAACAACCAGGATTCAACGGGCAATTGGAATTAGACAATATCACCTTTACCGAGACCAATTCCAAAACCAAAGGAATAGTAGATGGTTCGCTGATTTTCTCAGACCTATCGAGCTGGTTCCTTGATTTAGACTTTAAAACAAATAAACTTTTAGTTATAAGCACTAGCGTAAAGGACAATGAGATGTTCTATGGTCGTGTATTTGCTAAGGGCGAATTTTTCATGTTCGGTCCTGCAAGCGACTTGGTAATCTCTGGAAGAAATCTAGATGTGCTAAAGGGCTCTGTAATAAATTTAAATACTTCTGGAACCAAGAATGTGAGCGACAACCCATTCATTCAGTTTTATTCGGTAGACGAGGAGGGAAGTATTGTGCAAGACGAGACGCAGGAGCAGCGTGTTTCTGGTTTCTCTATGGATTTAAGCCTAAATGTAGACGCCAATACTACGGTGAATTTAGTTTTAGATGAAAAATCTGATGACAAAATAGAGGCGCAAGGATATGCCAAAAACTTCAAGATAGCCATGAACCGAGCTGGAAACCTTAGTATCGATGGTGAATATGTAATCACAGATGGGGTGTACAATTATCGCCAAAGTGTGATTATTGATAAAAAGTTTGACATCGAGAAAGGAGGCTACATTCGATTTAATGGAAATCCATATAATGCACAAATGAATTTACGAGCAGTTTACTCCAGAAATGTGAGCAATTTAGGTGCATACATAGGAGCTACTTATTTGCAACCAATGGAGGTGGATGTAGTAGCTTCCATCAGTGGAGATTTAAACAAAACCAATATAGATTTAGGCATTGAGGTGCCAGAGGCAAATAGCCAAGTGCAAAGCATGCTCAATAGCAAGATTAAAAACAATGTAGACGAGAGAATCAGGCAAGTGGGGTCTATCCTTGTTTTAGGTAAATTTGATGTAAATCAAAGCATTACAACAGCCATTGCATCAGATGTTGCCACATCGTCTGCCTTTGAATTGCTTGGTCGCCAGATAGGAAATGCCTTTTCTAGCATTATCCCAGGATTAGAGATCAATCCTACTTATTTGCAATCATCAGACAGTAGAAATCAAGCAGATAGAATTCAAACTCAGTTTAATTTTGCCATCAATCCAAGATTGAAAATCAACGGAATGGTGGGAACACCGCTGGGGTCTCAATTCAACGAAGAAGTTACAACTTCGTTTGAGCTAGATTATGATATTTCTAAAAAAATAGACGGGGGGCTAAGACTCAGAGCATTCTCTAGACCTTCCACCATAGGTTTGGAAAACTACAATGTCAACAACACTTATGCCCAAAGTTATGGAGCAGGGATTGTTTACCATAGAGCATTTAATAGATTTAGAGAATTGTTCTCACTAAAATCGGACGATGAAGAGCAAGAAACCAATAAAAAAACGCTCGACAAAAAAGCCGTAAACGATAGTACAAAACTTAAAAACAAAACAGTTCAATTTTCTAAATAG
- the tsaD gene encoding tRNA (adenosine(37)-N6)-threonylcarbamoyltransferase complex transferase subunit TsaD gives MSEPIILAIESSCDDTSAAVIKGNTILSNIIASQKVHEQYGGVVPELASRAHQQNIVPVVATALNNAKVTQKDLTAIAYTRGPGLLGSLLVGSSFAKSMSIALNIPLIEVNHMQAHIFAHFISDANEQRPSFPFLCLTVSGGHTQIVKISSYTELEVLGETKDDAAGEAFDKIGKVLGLPYPAGPVMDRLAQTGNPEKFVFTKPKMPGYDFSFSGLKTGVMNFLNKEKQKNPNFVEENLNDLCASVQHTITEMCIEKLLQAAQDLNIKHIALAGGVSANSELRKKIKNLEKLGFTTYIPKFEYTTDNAAMIAMVGSIKYQAQSFSDVSAKTIARYKL, from the coding sequence ATGAGCGAACCAATCATACTTGCCATAGAATCTTCTTGCGACGACACTTCGGCAGCGGTTATCAAAGGTAACACTATCTTATCCAACATTATAGCAAGCCAAAAGGTACATGAACAATACGGCGGCGTGGTGCCAGAATTGGCGTCTCGTGCTCACCAGCAAAACATAGTTCCTGTGGTAGCTACAGCGTTGAATAATGCAAAAGTAACACAAAAAGATTTAACTGCAATAGCTTACACGCGAGGACCTGGATTATTGGGCTCACTTTTGGTGGGTAGCAGCTTTGCAAAATCTATGTCAATCGCTCTAAACATACCACTTATCGAGGTAAATCACATGCAAGCACATATTTTTGCACATTTCATAAGCGATGCCAATGAGCAGCGTCCTAGTTTCCCGTTTTTGTGCCTCACTGTGAGTGGCGGGCATACACAAATCGTAAAGATTTCGAGCTACACGGAATTGGAAGTTTTGGGCGAAACCAAAGATGACGCCGCGGGCGAGGCTTTTGATAAAATTGGCAAAGTGCTGGGACTTCCATATCCTGCGGGTCCTGTGATGGATCGTTTAGCCCAGACGGGAAATCCTGAAAAATTCGTTTTTACCAAACCTAAAATGCCTGGTTATGATTTCAGTTTTAGTGGACTCAAAACGGGCGTGATGAATTTCTTAAACAAAGAAAAACAGAAAAATCCGAATTTTGTAGAAGAAAATTTGAACGACTTGTGCGCAAGCGTTCAGCATACGATTACAGAAATGTGTATCGAGAAATTATTGCAAGCGGCACAAGATTTAAACATCAAACATATTGCACTCGCAGGCGGTGTTTCTGCCAATAGCGAACTGCGTAAAAAAATCAAAAATCTAGAAAAATTAGGTTTTACAACTTATATCCCAAAATTTGAATACACAACCGACAATGCTGCCATGATTGCCATGGTGGGAAGTATTAAGTACCAAGCGCAAAGTTTTTCGGATGTAAGTGCTAAAACCATAGCAAGATACAAACTTTAA